The following proteins are encoded in a genomic region of Shinella zoogloeoides:
- a CDS encoding HNH endonuclease, which yields MQEQRDTLTDLVDHIIPVVDRPDLLHEWKNLWALCRYHHGRKFSLEIYARDNGLLEMLPMWCRDPTMRPPEFR from the coding sequence ATGCAGGAGCAGCGTGACACGCTCACTGATCTCGTCGACCACATCATCCCAGTCGTAGATCGCCCTGACCTCCTTCACGAGTGGAAGAACCTTTGGGCGCTCTGCCGATATCACCACGGCCGCAAATTCAGCCTGGAGATCTACGCGCGAGACAACGGATTGCTCGAGATGTTGCCCATGTGGTGCAGGGATCCCACAATGAGACCGCCAGAGTTTCGTTGA
- a CDS encoding BrnA antitoxin family protein produces MGLAGQLAKAGGLKSAQQIARELAAAVQNPIEKRSKEGPSKRGARARSIEAAPAPIRTTKTRGRPRTGVTKQQISIRLDADIVAFFQAKGDGWRSAINDALRLAMKN; encoded by the coding sequence ATGGGATTGGCTGGACAGTTGGCAAAGGCAGGCGGCCTCAAGTCTGCGCAACAGATCGCGCGCGAGCTCGCCGCGGCAGTCCAGAATCCTATTGAAAAGAGATCGAAGGAAGGCCCCAGCAAAAGGGGCGCTCGCGCTCGTTCAATTGAAGCGGCACCCGCTCCCATCCGCACGACAAAGACGCGCGGGCGTCCACGAACTGGCGTCACGAAGCAGCAGATATCGATCCGCCTCGACGCCGACATCGTTGCCTTCTTCCAGGCAAAAGGCGACGGATGGCGATCAGCCATAAACGATGCGCTACGCCTCGCAATGAAGAACTGA
- a CDS encoding prohibitin family protein, with amino-acid sequence MRGFSILIGTVVVLFVLSLLGGSFYTVDEGERAVVVSQGKISAISGPGFHWKLPFVDDAHSISVRTQAIEFADEPVYTADRQTANVSFSVNYSAIATDNEIRTIYREFQTLEGLESRILKRQVREQIKNVFGTFTADTAIRERGRLNNEVSAAIIKLGEGLIKVEGVNIENINFSDAVEAAAEQRAQAEMLVQTEKQKLEREKVLAQVAVTQAQAAADSQLATAKANAEAVRLNGEAEAAAIKAKSDALAQSPNLVELTKAEKWNGQLPTTFVPGSAVPFLNIK; translated from the coding sequence ATGCGCGGATTTTCCATCCTCATCGGGACCGTGGTCGTCCTGTTCGTCTTGTCGCTGCTCGGCGGCTCGTTCTACACGGTCGACGAGGGCGAGCGCGCCGTCGTCGTGAGCCAAGGCAAGATCTCGGCCATCTCCGGCCCGGGCTTCCATTGGAAGCTCCCGTTCGTCGACGACGCGCACTCGATCAGCGTCCGCACGCAGGCGATCGAATTCGCTGATGAGCCGGTCTACACCGCTGACCGGCAGACGGCCAATGTCAGCTTCTCGGTCAACTACTCGGCGATCGCCACCGACAACGAGATCCGCACGATCTATCGCGAGTTCCAGACGCTCGAGGGACTGGAGTCCAGGATCCTGAAGCGCCAGGTGCGCGAGCAGATCAAGAACGTGTTCGGCACGTTCACCGCGGACACGGCCATCCGGGAGCGCGGTCGCCTCAACAATGAGGTCTCGGCCGCCATCATCAAGCTCGGCGAAGGGCTCATCAAGGTCGAAGGCGTCAACATCGAGAACATCAACTTCTCCGATGCCGTCGAAGCGGCTGCCGAACAGCGGGCCCAGGCCGAAATGCTCGTCCAGACGGAGAAGCAGAAGCTCGAACGCGAAAAGGTTCTCGCTCAGGTCGCCGTCACGCAAGCCCAGGCCGCGGCCGACAGCCAGCTTGCCACCGCAAAGGCGAACGCCGAGGCCGTCCGGCTGAACGGCGAAGCTGAAGCCGCAGCCATCAAGGCCAAGTCCGACGCCCTTGCGCAGTCACCGAACCTCGTCGAGCTGACGAAGGCGGAGAAATGGAATGGCCAACTGCCGACGACGTTCGTTCCCGGTTCGGCCGTTCCTTTCCTGAATATCAAGTAG
- a CDS encoding sigma-70 family RNA polymerase sigma factor, with translation MRTPKYRFLTLEEEKTASVEQLVLSHRPLVMHIARNFSRYGADIEDLRQEGNIGLMIAASRFDPSKGYRFSTYAFWWVRTFMRDAVIQSHSVVGHSMSNDAKRNFFKGRAHRDVSTEHRVSEAGLTVGDTLVCPQPAPDELVFEILEAERATKAVRRAMRALKPREREIVTVRHMREPKEGLESIGNRLGISKERVRQIEARAFSKLRDCLLDFQRSRAF, from the coding sequence ATGCGCACCCCGAAATACCGATTCCTGACCTTGGAAGAGGAAAAGACAGCGTCGGTCGAGCAGCTTGTCCTATCCCACCGGCCTCTGGTTATGCACATCGCCAGGAATTTCTCCCGCTATGGCGCCGATATCGAAGACCTCCGGCAAGAGGGAAATATTGGTCTCATGATTGCGGCGTCCCGTTTCGATCCTTCGAAGGGCTATCGTTTCTCCACCTATGCCTTCTGGTGGGTTCGGACCTTCATGCGAGACGCTGTCATCCAGTCGCACTCGGTAGTTGGCCATTCGATGTCGAACGACGCGAAACGAAACTTCTTCAAAGGACGCGCGCACCGGGACGTATCGACTGAGCACAGGGTTTCCGAGGCCGGCCTCACCGTCGGCGATACCCTTGTCTGCCCCCAGCCGGCGCCAGACGAACTAGTCTTTGAGATCCTCGAAGCAGAAAGGGCGACCAAGGCAGTCCGCCGCGCCATGCGTGCTTTGAAACCTCGGGAACGGGAGATCGTGACGGTCCGCCACATGAGAGAGCCCAAGGAAGGGCTTGAGTCCATCGGCAATCGACTAGGCATTTCCAAAGAGCGCGTTCGACAGATCGAGGCGAGGGCCTTTTCCAAGCTTCGCGATTGTCTGTTGGATTTTCAACGTTCGAGAGCATTTTGA
- a CDS encoding RtcB family protein: protein MTGKDLIDAGAKPGRWFPEAIATANKLIAEGLDREKVIPAVITEYQPAPQLPLRDVVPMFQMNIRAENPHEAANVSAVFDTMEELMRTPVVTAGAVMPDACPAGPRGTIPVGGVVASRAIHPGMHSADICCSMALTVVKGASPAELLDAVHRVTHFGPGGRKVGVGNVTELDINNPFLRDARTLSPTHFGTQGDGNHFAYVGTLRSTGETTLVTHHGSRGPGAALYKAGMRVAERYRQQLSPDTLKQNAWIPANTRDGELYWEALQAIRQWTKDSHFAIHDMALLESGGRAGARFWNEHNFVFRKSDGLFYHAKGATPAFDGWAADATDLTIIPLNMAEPILIVRGRNADNGLGFSPHGAGRNFSRTQHRRLMEGRTEAEIFAEETKGIDARFFMGIPDISELPSAYKNAAAVRAQIDEFGLADVVDEVIPYGCIMAGDWEKNAPWRKK from the coding sequence GTGACTGGAAAGGATCTCATCGACGCCGGCGCCAAGCCCGGACGATGGTTTCCTGAGGCGATTGCGACAGCCAATAAGCTGATCGCCGAGGGTCTCGACCGAGAGAAGGTCATTCCGGCAGTGATCACCGAATATCAGCCTGCGCCGCAATTACCTCTGCGTGACGTCGTGCCAATGTTCCAGATGAACATCCGAGCTGAAAACCCCCATGAGGCGGCTAACGTCTCAGCGGTCTTCGACACGATGGAAGAACTGATGAGGACGCCCGTTGTCACGGCCGGCGCCGTGATGCCTGACGCCTGCCCAGCGGGGCCGCGCGGAACCATTCCGGTTGGAGGGGTGGTGGCATCCAGGGCGATCCATCCGGGCATGCACTCCGCTGATATCTGCTGTTCAATGGCTCTGACCGTGGTGAAGGGTGCAAGCCCGGCCGAACTGCTCGATGCTGTCCACCGCGTGACCCACTTCGGACCAGGTGGCCGGAAGGTTGGCGTCGGGAACGTGACGGAGCTCGACATCAACAATCCGTTCCTTCGTGACGCTCGCACTCTGTCTCCGACGCACTTCGGGACTCAGGGCGATGGCAATCACTTCGCCTACGTCGGCACGCTTCGATCGACTGGCGAGACCACGCTTGTCACCCACCATGGTTCTCGCGGCCCGGGCGCCGCGCTCTACAAGGCTGGAATGAGGGTTGCCGAGCGATATCGCCAGCAGCTTTCACCGGACACCTTGAAACAGAACGCGTGGATTCCGGCGAACACGCGCGACGGCGAACTCTATTGGGAGGCGCTTCAGGCGATCCGGCAGTGGACGAAGGATAGCCATTTCGCGATCCATGACATGGCTCTCCTCGAGAGCGGCGGGCGCGCGGGCGCACGCTTCTGGAACGAGCACAATTTCGTCTTCCGGAAATCGGATGGTCTCTTCTATCACGCGAAGGGAGCCACGCCGGCGTTCGATGGGTGGGCGGCCGACGCAACGGACCTGACCATCATCCCGCTGAACATGGCAGAGCCGATCCTCATCGTCCGCGGCCGGAACGCGGATAATGGGCTTGGTTTCTCGCCGCACGGCGCTGGCCGGAACTTCTCCAGGACGCAGCACAGGCGCCTGATGGAGGGGAGGACCGAGGCCGAAATCTTCGCCGAGGAGACGAAGGGGATTGATGCCCGGTTCTTCATGGGCATTCCGGATATCTCCGAGCTCCCGAGCGCCTACAAGAATGCGGCGGCGGTCCGTGCCCAAATTGATGAATTCGGGCTTGCAGACGTCGTCGACGAGGTTATCCCGTATGGCTGCATCATGGCCGGCGATTGGGAGAAAAACGCCCCTTGGAGGAAGAAATGA
- a CDS encoding DNA polymerase beta superfamily protein has product MSIRTIVRMKFGSHLYGTATPESDLDFKSVFVPSARAILLQQAPKTLSNARPKATGEKNYAGEVDEEQISLQKFLQLAAEGQTMALDMLFAPEYAIEGEPAWEWREIIANRHRLLTRKSAAFIGYARTQANKYGIRGSRVASSRAALAMLNGAIETHGAAEKLAVVGAKVKAMVGSYQHMSIVEDVTPHGQRVEQWEVCDRKMPFTASIKNARDIMQRVVDEYGRRALMAETQQGVDWKALSHAVRVGEEAVELLSTGHVTFPLPKATHIVDIKLGKLLYQDVAAEIESLLERVEQAAAESTLPEEPDHDWISDFVEYVHEAEVLRRVPRAYPVSRFNAE; this is encoded by the coding sequence ATGAGCATCCGCACAATCGTCCGGATGAAGTTCGGCAGTCACCTTTATGGGACAGCCACGCCGGAATCGGACTTGGACTTCAAGAGCGTGTTCGTGCCGTCGGCGCGGGCTATTCTTCTGCAGCAAGCACCGAAGACGCTCAGCAACGCGCGGCCGAAGGCCACTGGCGAGAAGAATTACGCCGGCGAGGTGGATGAGGAGCAAATCAGCCTCCAGAAGTTCCTCCAGCTGGCTGCCGAAGGGCAGACGATGGCGCTCGATATGCTCTTCGCTCCAGAATATGCGATCGAGGGTGAGCCGGCATGGGAGTGGCGGGAGATCATCGCGAACCGGCACCGACTCCTGACAAGGAAATCGGCAGCCTTCATCGGATACGCTCGCACCCAGGCAAACAAGTATGGGATCCGGGGATCGCGTGTCGCATCCTCCCGCGCAGCCCTCGCCATGCTGAACGGTGCGATCGAAACTCACGGCGCCGCCGAAAAGCTGGCCGTCGTCGGCGCAAAGGTGAAAGCGATGGTCGGCTCCTATCAGCACATGTCGATCGTCGAAGACGTCACTCCGCACGGCCAGCGGGTTGAGCAATGGGAGGTCTGCGATCGCAAGATGCCGTTCACGGCCTCCATCAAAAACGCTCGAGACATCATGCAGCGGGTGGTCGATGAATACGGCCGGCGGGCTTTGATGGCCGAGACGCAGCAGGGAGTAGACTGGAAGGCGCTGTCCCATGCTGTCCGGGTGGGGGAGGAGGCTGTCGAGTTGCTCTCCACCGGTCATGTGACCTTCCCGCTGCCCAAAGCGACGCATATCGTCGATATCAAACTTGGAAAGCTGCTCTACCAGGATGTTGCTGCCGAGATCGAGAGCTTGCTCGAGCGTGTCGAGCAAGCTGCGGCAGAGTCGACTCTGCCGGAGGAGCCTGATCATGATTGGATCAGCGATTTCGTCGAATATGTCCACGAGGCGGAGGTGCTTCGTCGCGTTCCGCGGGCATATCCAGTGTCGCGTTTCAATGCCGAGTGA
- a CDS encoding HD domain-containing protein — translation MKIDKRAADMEKHALRFATTAHGAQLRKYDGQPYIVHPVAVAEIVRSVPHTPEMIAAALLHDTVEDTDVTLLDIKESFGATVATLVAWLTDVSTPFHGNRAARKALDRAHTALAPPAAKTIKLADLIDNSRSIGSADPHFWTVYREEKRLLLPLLMEGDATLWAMASELVA, via the coding sequence ATGAAGATCGACAAGCGCGCGGCAGATATGGAGAAACACGCCTTACGGTTCGCCACGACGGCGCATGGCGCCCAACTGCGCAAGTACGATGGGCAGCCGTACATCGTGCACCCCGTCGCCGTCGCGGAGATCGTTCGATCTGTGCCGCATACCCCGGAGATGATCGCCGCGGCGCTGCTTCACGACACGGTCGAAGATACTGACGTCACCTTGCTGGACATCAAGGAAAGCTTCGGCGCCACCGTCGCGACGCTGGTCGCGTGGCTAACTGACGTCTCGACGCCCTTTCACGGCAATCGAGCCGCAAGGAAAGCGCTCGATCGCGCGCACACCGCTCTTGCGCCGCCGGCGGCCAAGACGATCAAGCTGGCGGACCTCATCGACAACTCACGATCGATTGGGTCCGCTGATCCGCATTTCTGGACGGTGTACCGAGAGGAAAAGAGGCTGCTGCTCCCGCTCCTGATGGAAGGCGATGCGACACTGTGGGCGATGGCCTCAGAGCTTGTGGCGTAA